A genomic window from bacterium includes:
- a CDS encoding pitrilysin family protein — protein IADLERSALPEVSAPDVRVLDLSNGMRCYLLSDTALPIVKAEVITRIGGIYDPADKVGLAALAAAHMRTGGAGSLSPEEFDKRFDDLGASLDNSAGREMSVAVLNVLSEDLDEGMGLMFDMLFRPKFDEKRFATARKNMEEAILRSDDSPDEQASRIFREMIYGKKSPWARRPDKRSLGRIKAKDIADFHDRYFKANNMILAVAGDFSYGKMKVLLEKLATSAPSGDVVLPQVEPVELRFAEKREDVKKRTSQSFIRMGHLGIRRDNPDRFALTLLDDVLGGSGFKSRLMEDIRVKRGMAYSIYSSMTADKDYGTFVVSMDTKANQAEKAIELVREHIRRVADDGDFTREEIDFSKRSMLARLVFLFDQPFGVVNQRARYHFFGYPDDYWRVYRDGIMRADKKELKRVAKEYLHPDGLGIVVVGPAGAAKGKGAKKR, from the coding sequence ATAGCGGATCTGGAGAGGTCGGCGCTTCCGGAAGTCAGCGCCCCTGATGTCAGGGTGCTGGATCTCTCGAACGGCATGAGGTGTTATCTCCTGTCGGACACCGCCCTTCCCATAGTCAAGGCTGAGGTCATAACCAGGATCGGCGGAATATACGACCCGGCCGACAAGGTGGGGCTCGCCGCGCTCGCGGCGGCCCATATGCGGACCGGAGGGGCCGGCAGCCTCAGCCCGGAAGAGTTCGATAAGAGATTCGACGATCTCGGCGCCTCGCTCGATAACTCGGCCGGCCGCGAGATGTCCGTGGCCGTGCTCAACGTGCTCTCCGAGGATCTGGACGAAGGCATGGGCCTCATGTTCGACATGCTCTTCAGGCCGAAGTTCGACGAGAAGAGGTTTGCGACCGCTAGGAAGAACATGGAGGAGGCGATCCTGCGGAGCGACGACAGCCCCGACGAACAGGCGAGCCGTATCTTCCGCGAGATGATATACGGAAAGAAGAGCCCGTGGGCGAGGAGGCCTGACAAGCGCTCTCTGGGAAGGATAAAAGCAAAGGACATAGCCGATTTTCACGACAGGTATTTCAAAGCGAACAACATGATCCTGGCCGTGGCAGGCGACTTCTCCTACGGGAAGATGAAGGTGCTTCTCGAAAAGCTCGCGACATCCGCCCCTTCGGGCGACGTGGTTCTGCCTCAGGTCGAGCCGGTGGAGCTTCGTTTCGCGGAGAAGAGGGAGGATGTGAAGAAGCGGACTTCGCAGTCCTTCATCCGCATGGGCCATCTGGGAATCCGCAGGGACAACCCGGACAGATTCGCCCTGACCCTGCTCGACGACGTGCTCGGGGGGTCCGGTTTCAAGAGCAGGCTGATGGAGGACATCAGGGTGAAGAGGGGGATGGCCTACAGCATCTACAGCAGCATGACCGCCGACAAGGACTACGGGACCTTCGTAGTCTCCATGGACACGAAGGCGAACCAGGCCGAGAAGGCGATAGAGCTCGTGCGCGAACACATACGGAGGGTCGCGGATGACGGCGATTTCACGCGCGAGGAGATCGACTTTTCAAAGCGCTCGATGCTCGCGAGGCTGGTGTTCCTCTTCGACCAGCCGTTCGGCGTGGTGAACCAGAGGGCGCGCTATCATTTCTTCGGATATCCGGACGACTACTGGAGGGTCTATCGCGACGGGATCATGCGTGCCGACAAGAAAGAGCTGAAGAGAGTCGCGAAGGAATACCTCCACCCTGACGGTTTGGGCATCGTCGTCGTGGGACCTGCCGGCGCAGCTAAAGGGAAGGGAGCAAAGAAGCGATGA